A genomic region of Ovis canadensis isolate MfBH-ARS-UI-01 breed Bighorn chromosome 9, ARS-UI_OviCan_v2, whole genome shotgun sequence contains the following coding sequences:
- the ZHX2 gene encoding zinc fingers and homeoboxes protein 2 — protein MASKRKSTTPCMVRTSQVVEQDVPEEADRAKEKGIGMPQPETAKDTWAAEPENSSKENEVIEVKSTGENQSKKLQGGYECKYCPYSTQNLNEFTEHVDMQHPNVILNPLYVCAECNFTTKKYDSLSDHNSKFHPGETNFKLKLIKRNNQTVLEQSIDATTHIVSITASGPGSGDGGPGSGDGDPGISVSKTPIMKPGKPKADAKKVPKKPEEATPENHVEGTARLVTDAAEILSRLGGVELLQDSLGHVMPSVQLPPNINLVPKVPVPLNTTKYNSALDTNATMINSFNKFPYPTQAELSWLTAASKHPEEHIRIWFATQRLKHGISWSPEEVEEARKKMFNGTIQSVPPTITVLPAQLAPTKMSQPILQTALPCQILGQTSLVLTQVTSGPATVSCSPITLAVAGVTNHGQKRPLVTPQAAPEPKRPHVAQVPEPPPKVANPSLTPASDRKKTKEQIAHLKASFLQSQFPDDAEVYRLIEVTGLARSEIKKWFSDHRYRCQRGIVHITSESLAKDQLALAASRHGRTYHAYPDFTPQKFKEKTQGQVKVLEDSFLKSSFPTQAELDRLRVETKLSRREIDSWFSERRKLRDSMEQAVLDSMGSGKKGPEVAAPNGALSRLDQLSSAQLASSLPSPSPAITKSQEQVHLLRSTFARTQWPTPQEYDQLAAKTGLVRTEIVRWFKENRCLLKTGTLKWLEQYQPQHVVDDHGYDAPLRKVVKTVITENPKNGSEGGHQYYKDPKKLCDEDLEKPGPRGKAGADQVKDNLPAKPSEATSDRSEGNSRDGQVSDENEESGVVDWVEVTVGEEDAASDRSDSWSQTAAEGAGELADSDSDSGPAEPGQA, from the coding sequence ATGGCAAGCAAACGGAAATCCACCACCCCGTGCATGGTGCGGACATCACAAGTGGTAGAACAAGATGTGCCCGAGGAAGCAGACAGGGCCAAAGAGAAAGGAATTGGCATGCCACAGCCTGAAACAGCCAAGGACACGTGGGCAGCGGAACCTGAAAActcttccaaagaaaatgaagtgaTAGAGGTGAAATCTACAGGGGAAAACCAATCCAAAAAGCTCCAAGGTGGTTACGAATGCAAATACTGCCCCTACTCCACGCAGAACCTGAACGAGTTCACGGAGCACGTTGACATGCAACACCCCAATGTGATCCTCAACCCCCTGTACGTGTGTGCCGAATGTAACTTCACAACCAAAAAGTACGACTCCTTGTCTGACCACAACTCCAAGTTCCATCCCGGGGAGACCAACTTCAAGCTGAAGCTCATCAAGCGCAATAATCAGACCGTCTTGGAGCAGTCCATTGACGCCACCACCCACATCGTGTCCATCACCGCCAGCGGCCCCGGAAGCGGGGATGGCGGCCCAGGAAGCGGGGATGGCGACCCCGGGATCTCAGTGAGTAAAACCCCCATCATGAAGCCAGGGAAACCAAAAGCCGATGCCAAGAAGGTGCCCAAGAAGCCGGAGGAGGCCACCCCCGAGAACCACGTGGAAGGGACCGCCCGCCTGGTGACAGATGCCGCTGAGATCCTCTCGAGACTCGGGGGCGTGGAGCTCCTTCAGGACTCGCTAGGACACGTCATGCCTTCTGTCCAGCTCCCACCAAATATCAACCTtgtccccaaggtccccgtccCGCTGAACACTACCAAATACAACTCTGCCCTGGACACCAATGCCACCATGATCAACTCCTTCAACAAGTTCCCCTACCCGACCCAGGCAGAGCTGTCCTGGCTGACGGCAGCTTCCAAACACCCAGAAGAGCACATCAGAATCTGGTTTGCCACCCAGCGCTTAAAGCACGGCATCAGCTGGTCCccagaggaggtggaggaggcccGGAAGAAGATGTTCAACGGCACCATCCAGTCCGTCCCCCCGACGATCACTGTGCTGCCCGCCCAGTTGGCCCCCACGAAGATGTCACAGCCCATCCTCCAGACGGCTCTCCCATGCCAGATCCTCGGCCAGACCAGCCTGGTGCTGACTCAGGTGACCAGCGGGCCAGCGACCGTCTCCTGCTCCCCCATCACACTCGCCGTGGCTGGAGTGACCAACCACGGGCAGAAGAGACCTCTGGTGACTCCCCAGGCTGCCCCCGAGCCCAAGCGCCCCCACGTCGCTCAAGTGCCAGAGCCCCCACCCAAGGTGGCCAACCCCTCGCTGACCCCAGCCAGCGACCGCAAGAAGACCAAGGAGCAGATAGCACACCTGAAGGCGAGCTTCCTGCAGAGCCAGTTCCCCGACGACGCTGAGGTCTACCGGCTCATCGAGGTGACCGGCCTCGCCAGGAGCGAGATCAAGAAGTGGTTCAGCGACCACCGGTACCGGTGTCAACGGGGCATCGTCCACATCACCAGCGAATCCCTCGCCAAAGACCAGCTTGCCCTTGCTGCCTCTCGCCACGGCCGCACATACCATGCGTACCCAGACTTCACCCCACAGAAGTTCAAAGAGAAAACCCAAGGTCAGGTGAAGGTCCTGGAAGACAGCTTTCTGAAAAGCTCTTTCCCGACCCAAGCAGAACTGGACAGGCTGCGGGTGGAGACGAAGCTGAGCCGGAGAGAGATCGACTCCTGGTTCTCAGAGAGGCGCAAGCTTCGGGACAGCATGGAGCAGGCCGTCCTGGATTCCATGGGGTCTGGCAAGAAAGGGCCAGAAGTGGCGGCCCCCAACGGTGCTCTGTCCCGACTTGACCAGCTCTCCAGTGCCCAGCTGGCCAGCTCTCTGCCCAGCCCCTCACCAGCGATTACAAAAAGTCAAGAACAGGTTCATCTCCTGAGGAGCACGTTTGCCCGAACCCAGTGGCCGACCCCGCAGGAGTATGACCAGCTGGCAGCCAAGACCGGCCTGGTGCGAACTGAAATCGTGCGCTGGTTCAAGGAGAACAGATGCTTGCTCAAAACTGGAACCTTGAAGTGGCTAGAGCAGTACCAGCCACAGCACGTGGTGGACGATCACGGCTACGACGCCCCATTGAGGAAAGTGGTCAAGACCGTCATCACCGAGAACCCGAAGAATGGGAGCGAGGGGGGTCATCAGTACTACAAGGACCCCAAAAAGCTCTGTGACGAGGACCTGGAGAAGCCGGGACCCAGAGGGAAGGCAGGTGCCGACCAGGTGAAAGACAATTTGCCGGCAAAGCCCTCGGAGGCCACGTCGGACCGGTCAGAGGGCAACAGCCGAGATGGCCAAGTCAGCGACGAGAACGAGGAGTCAGGTGTCGTGGATTGGGTGGAGGTGACAGTCGGAGAGGAGGACGCCGCCTCCGACAGGTCGGACAGCTGGAGTCAGACAGCAGCAGAAGGCGCGGGGGAGCTGGCCGACTCGGACTCGGACAGCGGCCCGGCGGAGCCTGGCCAGGCCTAG